A single genomic interval of Prionailurus viverrinus isolate Anna chromosome A2, UM_Priviv_1.0, whole genome shotgun sequence harbors:
- the RASSF1 gene encoding ras association domain-containing protein 1 isoform X5 yields the protein MGSAVAAYQVAKEGVGRVGSGEQGPLPLPGRVRVQADCKFTCHYRCRALISLDCCGPRDLGWEPALERDTNVDEPVEWETPDLSQAETEQKIKEYNSQINSNLFMSLNKDGSYTGFIKVQLKLVRPVSVPSSKKPPSLQAAQRGPGRGTAVRRRTSFYLPKDAVKHLHVLSRTRAREVIEALLRKFLVVDDPRKFALFERAERHGQVYLRKLSDDEQPLRLRLLAGPSEKALSFVLKENDSGEVNWDAFSMPELHNFLRILQREEEEHLRQILQKYSYCRQKIQEALHACPLG from the exons ATGGGCAGCGCCGTCGCTGCGTATCAAGTCGCAAAGGAGGGGGTCGGAAGGGTTGGTTCCGGCGAGCAAGGTCCGTTACCTTTGCCCGGTCGTGTAAGAGTGCAGGCAG ATTGCAAGTTCACCTGTCACTACCGTTGCCGCGCGCTCATCAGCCTGGACTGCTGCGGGCCCCGGGACCTGGGCTGGGAACCTGCGCTGGAGCGGGACACCAACGTG GACGAGCCTGTGGAGTGGGAGACACCTGACCTTTCTCAGGCTGAGACTGAGCAGAAGATCAAGGAGTACAATAGCCAGATCAACAGCAACCTCTTCATGAGCCTG AACAAGGATGGCTCCTACACAGGCTTCATCAAGGTTCAACTGAAGCTGGTGCGCCCTGTCTCGGTGCCCTCCAGCAAGAAGCCACCCTCCTTGCAGGCTGCCCAGCGGGGCCCAGGACGGGGCACAGCTGTGAGGCGCCGCACCTCCTTCTACTTGCCCAAAGATGCCGTCAAGCACCTGCATGTGTTGTCACGCACACGGGCACGCGAGGTCATTGAGGCCCTACTGCGCAAGTTCTTAGTGGTGGATGACCCCCGCAAGTTTGCACTCTTTGAGCGGGCTGAACGCCATGGCCAAG TGTACCTCCGGAAGCTATCAGATGATGAGCAACCCCTGCGGCTGCGGCTCCTTGCAGGGCCCAGCGAGAAGGCCCTAAGCTTTGTCCTCAAAGAGAATGATTCTGGGGAGGTAAAT TGGGATGCCTTTAGCATGCCTGAGCTACACAACTTCTTGCGCATCCTGCAGCGGGAGGAAGAGGAACACCTCCGCCAAATCCTGCAAAAGTACTCCTATTGCCGTCAGAAGATCCAGGAGGCCCTGCACGCCTGCCCCCTGGGGTGA
- the RASSF1 gene encoding ras association domain-containing protein 1 isoform X6, with protein MNGIAADCKFTCHYRCRALISLDCCGPRDLGWEPALERDTNVDEPVEWETPDLSQAETEQKIKEYNSQINSNLFMSLNKDGSYTGFIKVQLKLVRPVSVPSSKKPPSLQAAQRGPGRGTAVRRRTSFYLPKDAVKHLHVLSRTRAREVIEALLRKFLVVDDPRKFALFERAERHGQVYLRKLSDDEQPLRLRLLAGPSEKALSFVLKENDSGEVNWDAFSMPELHNFLRILQREEEEHLRQILQKYSYCRQKIQEALHACPLG; from the exons ATTGCAAGTTCACCTGTCACTACCGTTGCCGCGCGCTCATCAGCCTGGACTGCTGCGGGCCCCGGGACCTGGGCTGGGAACCTGCGCTGGAGCGGGACACCAACGTG GACGAGCCTGTGGAGTGGGAGACACCTGACCTTTCTCAGGCTGAGACTGAGCAGAAGATCAAGGAGTACAATAGCCAGATCAACAGCAACCTCTTCATGAGCCTG AACAAGGATGGCTCCTACACAGGCTTCATCAAGGTTCAACTGAAGCTGGTGCGCCCTGTCTCGGTGCCCTCCAGCAAGAAGCCACCCTCCTTGCAGGCTGCCCAGCGGGGCCCAGGACGGGGCACAGCTGTGAGGCGCCGCACCTCCTTCTACTTGCCCAAAGATGCCGTCAAGCACCTGCATGTGTTGTCACGCACACGGGCACGCGAGGTCATTGAGGCCCTACTGCGCAAGTTCTTAGTGGTGGATGACCCCCGCAAGTTTGCACTCTTTGAGCGGGCTGAACGCCATGGCCAAG TGTACCTCCGGAAGCTATCAGATGATGAGCAACCCCTGCGGCTGCGGCTCCTTGCAGGGCCCAGCGAGAAGGCCCTAAGCTTTGTCCTCAAAGAGAATGATTCTGGGGAGGTAAAT TGGGATGCCTTTAGCATGCCTGAGCTACACAACTTCTTGCGCATCCTGCAGCGGGAGGAAGAGGAACACCTCCGCCAAATCCTGCAAAAGTACTCCTATTGCCGTCAGAAGATCCAGGAGGCCCTGCACGCCTGCCCCCTGGGGTGA